Below is a genomic region from Enterobacter hormaechei subsp. xiangfangensis.
GCCGTAGTGCATATAAGCGAACAGATCCCCGGTACGACCCATCCCACACTGCACTTCATCAAACACCAGCAGCGCCTGGTGCTCGTCGCACAGTTCGCGCAGCCCTTGCAGAAATTCCGGAGTGGCCGCCGTGACGCCGCCTTCCCCCTGAATGGGCTCGACCACCACGGCACAGGTGTGATCGTCCATCACCGCTTTAACGGCGTGCAGATCGTTAAACGGCACGTGGATGATATCCGCAGGTTTCGGACCAAAGCCGTCGGAATACTTCGGCTGGCCGCCCACGGAAACGGTAAAGAACGAGCGACCGTGGAAGGCGTTATGGAAGGCGATGATTTTGGTTTTGTACGGACTATGACGCGTGGTTGCGTAGTAGCGCGCCAGCTTAAAGGCGGTTTCGTTGGCTTCGGTGCCGGAGTTCATAAACAGCACGCGTTCGGCGAAGGTGGCATCGATGATCTTACGCCCCAGACGCAGCGCCGGTTCGTTGGTGAACACGTTGCTGGTGTGCCACAGCGTTTCGCCCTGCGTTTTCAGCGCGTCCACCAGCGCAGGATGGCAATGGCCCAGTGCCGTCACCGCAATACCGCCTGCGAAATCAACATACTCGTTGCCCTGCTGATCCCAGACGCGGCTGCCTCTCCCTTTCACCGGGATAAATTCAGCCGGTGCATAAATCGGCAGGATCACTTCATCGAATGTCGCGCGGGTAATTGCTGGTTGTTCAGTTGCCATGTCATGACCATCCATTTTTATGTCACAGTTATTGTGAAAATATAATCACAAAATATGCATAAAAAATCACAGCAAGGCAACCGATATTCAGCGATTAAGGAAATTAGCCAGCAGCGCGTGCCCCTGTTCGCTGAGAATGCTTTCCGGGTGGAACTGCACACCTTCCAGATCGTACTCGCGGTGGCGAATGCCCATGATCTCCTGCGTCTCGCTCCAGGCGGTAACCTCAAAGCAGGCCGGCAGGGTCGGCGGATCAATAATCAGAGAATGGTAGCGCGTCACGGTTAACGGATTGTTTAGCCCCAGGAATGCGCCGGTACCGGTGTGTGTGATCGGTGAGGTTTTGCCATGCATGACTTTCGCGGCACGGACAATGGTGGCGCCAAAGACCTGCGCAATGGCCTGGTGACCCAGGCAGACGCCCAGAATCGGCAGTTTGCCCGCATAGTGTTGGATTACCGCCAGCGAGATGCCGGACTCCGACGGGGTACACGGCCCGGGCGAAATCACGATTTTCTGAGGTGCCAGCGCGTCAATGTCATCCAGCGCGATCTCATCGTTACGGCGGACAACCACCTCTGCCCCCAGCTCGCAAAAATACTGGTAGAGGTTCCAGGTAAAGGAATCATAGTTATCAATCAGCAGAATCATGACGGCTCCTGAAAAAATGGCCGCCCTATTTTACGCAGATTCCCGCGCTTCGCTCACAACTTTGGCGAAGATGACGTTCAGGGCGGTCAAATCCCCCATCGCCCCGCTCTGGTTGGCGGCAGCCCAGTCGTCCGGGTCGATCCCCTGCCAGTTCAGCACGTAGCCCGCATGAATAGCCAGTTGTTCAAAGAAGATCCGCTGGGCCACGCCATTACCGCTCATAAACGGATGTAGCATGTTGATTTCACAGTAGTAATGACTGATTCTGTCTGTAAACTCTTCTTTCTGAAGGCCTACCAGATATTTATCACTTTCCAGCGAAGCCATCAGCTCATTACCCACTTTCTCGATGTACTCGAAATGGCAAAAAGGAATGTCGCCCTTGGAAATATCGGCGGTGCGCAGCTCGCCCGCGCCTTTCATTTCGTTGCGGAATAAATGGCGGTGAATAAGACACAGATGGGGTAAACCCGGTGCGGAAGGCCCCAGTTCCAGCGTCTCGATATCGGGTTCAGCGGGCCCCTTACCTTTTTCAAGGAGGCAGCTGGCCTGAAAATTGACACTACGTTGTTGCTCCCAGAGACGGGATTTTTGCTTGTCGGTGAGTTTTTTCACTACGCCTCCCTGAATAGTCCGTTTGCCACAAGTATAAGCAGCAAAACGCGCTTTCGCAGGGAGGGCGGAAAGACACGGGCAGGATATGCCCGTGTGGACGAACGATTACGGCAGCACTTTCGCGGAGAGAATGACGACAGGCTTAGTCGGCACATTCTGGTATGGACCGACATCGTGAGTCTGAACCTGAGAGATCTTATCCGCCACGTCCATGCCTTTCACCACTTTGCCAAACACCGCGTAGCCAAAGTCGCGCTGACCGTGGTCCAGGAAGGCGTTATCAGCCACGTTGAGGAAGAACTGGCTGGTGGCGCTGTCTTTGTCCGCCGTACGCGCCATGGAGATGGTGCCGCGCTTGTTCAACAGGCCGTTGTCAGCTTCATTTTTGATGGGCGGGTTGGGCTGTTTCTGCTGCATCTGCTCGTTAAAACCGCCACCCTGAATCATAAAGCCCGGGATCACGCGGTGGAACGTGGTGTTGTTATAAAAACCACTGTTCACGTAGTCGAGGAAGTTTTTCACCGAAACAGGGGCTTTCTGGCTATCCAGCTCCAGCTCAATATTCCCCGCAGAGGTAGTCAGCAGGACGTGAGGGTCTCCTTTGGCTGCCAGCGCAGCAGGGGAAACGGCAGAAAGAGCAAACACAGCTGCAACAGCCGCCAGTGTTGATTTGAGCATGAGAATTCCTTAACAAAGCGCAGTATAAAAAGCGAATGGCTTGATTCTAAAGAGCAGTATGAACCCAGACCAGTCTTTTACCTAATTTTACCAAATTGAAACAATTATTACCGCGCAAACGATTGTTCACCCTGCAACGTAATGTGATCTGCATCACGTTAAAACCTGCAATTGTGCTCAAAATTTTCTGAAAAGATTTAATTAGATCACTTTCGCGACTAAAATCTGCCCGCTCAAACGCAGTCATTGCGTTTTTCTTTACTTTTAACAGGCCAGACATGACTAACAGCAATCGCATCAAGCTCACATGGATTAGCTTCTTCTCTTACGCCCTGACCGGCGCGTTGGTGATCGTCACCGGGATGGTGATGGGAAATATCGCAGACTACTTCCAGCTGCCCGTTTCCAGCATGAGTAACACCTTCACCTTCCTGAACGCGGGGATCCTGATCTCTATTTTCCTTAATGCCTGGCTGATGGAAATCGTACCGCTGAAAACGCAGCTGCGTTTTGGCTTCGTGCTGATGGTTGCCGCCGTGGCGGGCCTGATGTTGAGCCACAGCATCGCCCTCTTCTCTGCCGCCATGTTCGTACTGGGCCTGGTGAGCGGGATCACCATGTCGATCGGTACGTTTCTGATTACGCACATGTATGAAGGCCGCCAGCGCGGCGCGCGTCTGCTGTTCACCGACTCCTTCTTCAGCATGGCCGGGATGATTTTCCCGATGGTCGCCGCGTATCTTCTGGCGCGCAGCATTGAGTGGTACTGGGTATATGCCTGCATTGGTCTGGTCTATGTCGCGATCTTCATTCTCACCTTCGGCTGCGAGTTCCCGGTGCTGGGCAAAAAAGCGCAGACTACATCCGAGCCGGTTGCGAAAGAAAAATGGGGTATCGGCGTACTGTTCCTCTCCATCGCCGCGCTGTGTTACATCCTCGGCCAGCTGGGCTTTATCTCCTGGGTTCCTGAGTATGCGAAAGGTCTGGGCATGAGCCTGAACGACGCGGGTAAACTGGTGAGCGATTTCTGGATGTCTTACATGTTCGGCATGTGGGCGTTTAGCTTTATCCTGCGCTTCTTCGACCTGCAACGGATCCTGACCGTTCTGGCGGGTCTGGCGACCGTGCTGATGTATCTGTTCATCAACGGTTCCCCGGAGCATATGCCGTGGTTCATCCTGACCCTGGGCTTCTTCTCCAGCGCGATTTATACCTCGATCATCACCCTTGGCTCTCTTCAGACCAAAGTGGCCTCGCCAAAGCTGGTGAACTTCGTGCTGACCTGCGGCACCATCGGCACCATGCTGACCTTCGTGGTCACGGGCCCGATTGTTGCGCACAGCGGCCCGCTGGCGGCGCTGCATACCGCTAACGGTCTGTACGCCGTAGTGTTTATCATGTGCTTCGTGCTGGGCTTTGTGACCCGTCACCGTCAACACAACCCGGCAACAGCTACCCACTAATCGCCGTAACCCCTTTGCGTACTGCAAAGGGGTTTCCCCTGTGCTCACCCGCCCTGCCCGCCGATGGGTAAAAACCCCATTAATTTTGTGCGAAAAACGAACAAGCACAAAAATCAAACAATATCCGTCACTTATAAAAATCCTGACAAATCATAGATATACCCCCTAAGGGGTAGGTGAAGGCGTATTTGATTTGCATCAATAAGTGCCCCTGCTGAATCGTTAAGGTAGGCAGTAATAGAAAAGAAATCGAGGCAAAAATGAGCAAAGTCAGACTCGCTATCATCGGTAACGGCATGGTCGGCCACCGCTTTATTGAGGATCTTCTCGATAAAGCCGATGCTGAGCAGTTCGATATTACCGTGTTCTGTGAAGAACCCCGCAAGGCGTACGACCGTGTGCACTTGTCTTCTTACTTCTCTCACCATACCGCCGAAGAGCTCTCTCTGGTGCGTGAAG
It encodes:
- the argD gene encoding bifunctional acetylornithine/succinyldiaminopimelate transaminase, yielding MATEQPAITRATFDEVILPIYAPAEFIPVKGRGSRVWDQQGNEYVDFAGGIAVTALGHCHPALVDALKTQGETLWHTSNVFTNEPALRLGRKIIDATFAERVLFMNSGTEANETAFKLARYYATTRHSPYKTKIIAFHNAFHGRSFFTVSVGGQPKYSDGFGPKPADIIHVPFNDLHAVKAVMDDHTCAVVVEPIQGEGGVTAATPEFLQGLRELCDEHQALLVFDEVQCGMGRTGDLFAYMHYGVTPDILTSAKALGGGFPVSAVLTTQDIASAFHMGSHGSTYGGNPLACAVAGAAFDIINTPDVLNGVNAKRDLFVKHLQQIDEQFDVFSEIRGMGLLIGAELKPQYKGRARDFLHAAAHEGVMVLNAGPDVMRFAPSLVVEDKDIEDGLTRFAAAVAKIVSG
- the pabA gene encoding aminodeoxychorismate synthase component 2, whose amino-acid sequence is MILLIDNYDSFTWNLYQYFCELGAEVVVRRNDEIALDDIDALAPQKIVISPGPCTPSESGISLAVIQHYAGKLPILGVCLGHQAIAQVFGATIVRAAKVMHGKTSPITHTGTGAFLGLNNPLTVTRYHSLIIDPPTLPACFEVTAWSETQEIMGIRHREYDLEGVQFHPESILSEQGHALLANFLNR
- the ppiA gene encoding peptidylprolyl isomerase A — translated: MLKSTLAAVAAVFALSAVSPAALAAKGDPHVLLTTSAGNIELELDSQKAPVSVKNFLDYVNSGFYNNTTFHRVIPGFMIQGGGFNEQMQQKQPNPPIKNEADNGLLNKRGTISMARTADKDSATSQFFLNVADNAFLDHGQRDFGYAVFGKVVKGMDVADKISQVQTHDVGPYQNVPTKPVVILSAKVLP
- the tsgA gene encoding MFS transporter TsgA, encoding MTNSNRIKLTWISFFSYALTGALVIVTGMVMGNIADYFQLPVSSMSNTFTFLNAGILISIFLNAWLMEIVPLKTQLRFGFVLMVAAVAGLMLSHSIALFSAAMFVLGLVSGITMSIGTFLITHMYEGRQRGARLLFTDSFFSMAGMIFPMVAAYLLARSIEWYWVYACIGLVYVAIFILTFGCEFPVLGKKAQTTSEPVAKEKWGIGVLFLSIAALCYILGQLGFISWVPEYAKGLGMSLNDAGKLVSDFWMSYMFGMWAFSFILRFFDLQRILTVLAGLATVLMYLFINGSPEHMPWFILTLGFFSSAIYTSIITLGSLQTKVASPKLVNFVLTCGTIGTMLTFVVTGPIVAHSGPLAALHTANGLYAVVFIMCFVLGFVTRHRQHNPATATH
- a CDS encoding putative adenosine monophosphate-protein transferase Fic, whose amino-acid sequence is MKKLTDKQKSRLWEQQRSVNFQASCLLEKGKGPAEPDIETLELGPSAPGLPHLCLIHRHLFRNEMKGAGELRTADISKGDIPFCHFEYIEKVGNELMASLESDKYLVGLQKEEFTDRISHYYCEINMLHPFMSGNGVAQRIFFEQLAIHAGYVLNWQGIDPDDWAAANQSGAMGDLTALNVIFAKVVSEARESA